The Thermomonospora amylolytica sequence CAGGAGCTCAAGCAGGCCGTCGCGAACGTGCCCGGCATCGCGCACGTCGGCGAACCCATCGTGTCCGGCCGCACCGCGATCGTGCGGGTGATGGCGTCCGCCGCCCCGCACGAGCAGGCCGCCACCGACCTGGTGCACCGGCTGCGCGCCAACGAACTGCCCGCCGTCGCGCGCGCCCACCCCGGCGCGCAGGTCCACCTGGGCGGGGAGAACCCGGCGATCATCGACCTGGCCGTCACGGTCGGGGACCGCATGCCCGTCGTGGTCGTCGCCGTGGTCGTCGTCGCGCTGGTGCTGCTGATCATCGCGTTCCGGGCGATCCTGGTCCCGGTCAAGGCGGCGCTGATGAACCTGCTGTCGATCGGCGCGTCCTACGGGGTGGTCACCGCCGTCTTCCAGTGGGGCTGGGGGATCCGGCTGTTCGGCATGGACCAGGCGGTGCCGATCATGTCGTTCGTCCCGCTGTTCATGTTCGCGCTGATCTTCGGCCTGTCCATGGACTACGAGGTGTTCCTGCTGTCGCGGATCAAGGAGGAGTACGACCGCACCGGCGACCCGCACGAGAGCGTGGTGACCGGCATCGGCGCCACCGCCCGCCTGATCACCTCGGCCGCCCTGATCATGATCTTCGTCTTCCTGAGCTTCGTGCCCCAGCCCGACCCCACCGTCAAGATGATGGCGCTGGGCCTGGCGGTCGCCGTCGCCGTCGACGCCACCATCGTCCGCCTGGTCCTGGTCCCGGCCCTGATGAGCCTGCTGGGCCACGCCAACTGGTGGTTCCCCGGCCGGTCCCGCCGCCGCACCGGGACCCCCGACGACCCCGGCCCCGGTAAGGTCTCCCTGGTCAAGGACCCCCGCCCCCTGGAACAGGTTGGCTGACCCCACGGCCCGCTCGCGGTCACCCGGCGGAGGGGCGGAACGGGGTGCAGGTCACCAGGTGGTCCTGGTGACGATCTCCAGGATGTGGCCGGAGGGGTCGTCGACGTACAGGCCGCGGCCGTCGTGGACGGCGATCTGGCCCGCGGTGCGGCGGTAGGGGTCGGCCCAGAAGGTCAGGCCCTGGTCGCGGACGCGGGCGTAGATGGCGTCGAAGTCGTCCTCGCCGACCAGGAACGTGTAGCGCTGCCGGGGGAAGTCGGCGGCCGGCTGGGCGTAGTGCAGGGTGACGCCGTCGGCCAGCCGGACCGCGACGAAGATCCCGGCGGGGGCGGGGTCGTCCAGGTCGAGCAGGTCGGTCAGGAAGCGCGCCGAGGCCCGCTTGTCCTTGGCGAAGATGATGATGCGGCTGAGCTGGATCGGCATGGCGTCCCCGCGATCGTGGCGTCCGTCCGCCGCGCCGCGGTCGGTGCGGCGCGGCATCCCGATCGTGCTCGGTACCGCCGGGCGCGAAACGTGCTCGCGGCGCGCCGGCCTCAGACCTCCGCGGGGAGCGGCTCGCCGGTCTCCAGCAGGGTCTTGAGGCTGCTCAGCAGGGCCGGCCAGCCCTGGCTCACGGCCTGGAGCATCATGCTGCCGGGCTCGAAACCGTCGTGGATCACGGTGAGCCTGACCGCCTCCCCGGCGGGCTCGAGCTCGAACGTCACCTTCGACCGGGGCTCTGCGGCGTACTCGGCGAACTCCTCCCGCGTCCAGCCGAACATCTCGGCGTGCTCGGGCTGGAAGTGGTGCCAGGTGTAGGAGAGCCGGCGGTACGGGTCGGACTCGAGCACCACCTGTCCCAGGTCGCGGAACTCCTCGCCGGGGCGCATCTGCCACAGCACCGGCGACCCGGCCCGCCAGTCCGACCGCAGGGCCGTGCCGCCCCAGTAGCGCCGGGTGAACTCGGGGTCGATGAGCGCCTGCCACAGCCTCTCCGGGGTCGTCCGGATGTAGGTGGTGTAGACGAACGACGGCTTGTCCATGGGCCCGTCCTCCAGGCTTCGCTTGAGGTCGCCGAGCGCGCGCACGCGGTCCCGGTCGTACCGGCCGATCCAGCGTTCGGCGATGTCGTTGATGGGGGCGGCGTTGAGGTAGTGCAGCTTGTTGCGGCCGCGCCGCACCGTGGCCACCAGCCCGGCCGACTCCAGCACCGCCAGGTGCTTGGTCACCGCCTGCCGGCTCATGTCCAGCTCGCCGCACAGCTCCCGCAGCGTCTGGCCGTTGCGGGCGTTGAGCAGGTCGAGCAGCCGGCGCCGGCTGGGATCGGCCAGCGCCCGGAACACCTCGTCCATGCCCCTCCCAAAGGCAACCGTTCAGTTGTCTTTTCAGGTTAGGCAACTGCTCGGTTGCATGTCAACGACGCCCCGTGGCGATCACGGCGGTGCCGGGACCGTGCCCGCTCGTCACAGGGCGCCGCACACGTTGACGCGCCGGTCGCGGAGCCGGTCGGTGAACGGGGCCGGGACGGGGCGGCGACGGACGATCGTTTCCCCCCGGCATGGCGAAAGACCGCCGATTCACGGCGGTCTTTCGCTCTCGCTGCCGGGGTCGCCCGGCCATCGGGGCGTCCTCGTCGGCCGAACCTTTTTCACCACCGGATGATCCCGGTCCCGGCGCACCCGGCCGGAACCGGGCGTCCGCGATTCTGGAAAAGAGGTTCAGCCGTCAGAAGAACGCATTACCTGCGATGAGGGCGGCCGGAAGTTCCGTCCTAGTACCTGTCCCTGTCGTACCTGTCCCGGTCGAACCTGTCCCTGTCGAAGAACCTGTCCTTCCGGTCGTGGCGCCTCTTCACGCAGACCTTGATCTTGATGGACACCCTCTTGCCGTGCCGGTAGATGCGGATGTGGCGGACCTTGCAGCGCGGACGCTGCGCCTGGGTGCCGCTCTGCTGGGTCTGCACGGCGGCCGCGCGGACGGCGGTGCTGCCGGAGCTCTCCTGGGCCAGAGCGGACGGGGCGGCCAGCAGCCCGCCGCCCAGCGCGGCGGAGGTGATGCCGACCGTGATCATGTGCTTCCTCATGGGGCTCTCCTGCTGATCTGGGATGCGGCGCGCCGGACTGAGGCGGCGCATCGAAGAATGCACTCTCCCGGCCATGTGACGCTCGGGCGAACCGCATTCAGACCCGTGCGGCGGGGTTCGCATGGCGGAGTGCTGAAAAAACAACTATTACGAGATTAGTCGGGCATTCCAGGCTGTACAGGGCGTAGGGGTCAAGCTTCGTTAAGTGATTGCTCTCGCCCGGACAACCGTTCACCCGCAGCCACCGCCGGTGACGCGCTGAGGCCCACGCACACCCGGCCCGGCGAGGTCAACTGAGAAAGCGCGCGAACCGGCGCCGTGATTGTGCGCCCGGCGACGAAGGACCGGGCGGGCGGGGCTGACAGGATGTGCGGACTCCGTTCGGCATGCACCGACCGCGGCGAAGGGGGCGGCATGAGCATCGAGGCCGGGCTGCGCGATGTCTCGGACACCGCGCTCGTGGCGGCGGTGGTCCGGGCCAGGGAGTCCGCGCGCCCCGACCCGCTGTTCCGCGACCCGTACGCCGAGGCCCTGGCGGGCGAACGCGGCCGCGACATGGCCACCGGGACCCAGTTGCGGATCATCTCCTCCGGGGTGGTCGCGCGCACCGCCGTGTACGACGAGCTGATCACCCGGATGGTCCACGACGAGGAGATCGGCTGCGTGCTCAACCTGGGCGCCGGGCTGGACACCCGCCCCTACCGGCTCGACCTGCCCGAGGACCTGCACTGGGTCGAGGCCGACCTGCCCGCCATCTGCGACCACAAGGACCGGGTGCTGGCCGGGGCCGCCCCGCGCTGCCGGCTGACCCGGGTGCCCGTCGACCTGGCCGACCCGGGCGCGCGCCGCCGCCTGCTGGCCGAGTTCTGCCGCGACCGCCCCATGCTGGCGGTGACCGAGGGCGTGATCCCCTACCTGACCACCGACGCCGTCACCGGCCTGGCCGACGACCTGCGGTCCCGCCCCTCGGTCCGCTGGTGGGCCCTCGACATGATCGGCCCCCTGTTCGTCCGGGTGGCCCGCAGGATCGCGGGCCGCCGCATGGCCCGCGCCGACGCCACCCTGCGCTTCGTCCCGCCCGAGGGCGCCGACTTCTTCCGCCCCCTCGGCTGGGACCCGTTCGACGTCCGCTCCTCCTGGGTGGAACGCCGCAGGCTCCGCCGCGAACCTCCGCTGATGCGCGCCGTCTGGGCCGTCAGCCCGCCCAGGACCCGCGAGCTCTTCCGCCAGCAGGGCATGTTCGTGACCCTCCGCCGCACCGCCCCCGGCTGACGGCAGGGCGCGTCAGGCGGCGGGCTGTTTGGGGGCTCGCTGGAAGAGGACGAAGAGCCAGGCCATGGACGGGACCAGGATGAGCGCGCCGACGCCCAGGGCGATGAGGACGACCTGCAGGACGGCGTCGTGGGCGGCGACCGAGTGCAGGTCCAGGTCGGCCAGCCCGGCGGCGCCCCACAGCACGGTGGCGGTCGCCAGGGCGGCGGTGACCCGTACCGCCAGGAAGCGGCGGAGCAGCAGCAGCGCCAGCGACACCACCCCGGCCAGCGCCGACGCGGTGATCAGCGGGGACTCCACGCCGAGGGTCAGCGCCCCCGGCAGCGCGATCAGCCCCACGACCGTCCCCGAGGCCAGCGCGCAGGTCCGGAACCGTTCGGCGGCCTCCGCACGGCCCAGGCGGCGGCCGTCCCAGATCAGGTAGACGGCGGCCAGGTAGGCGCACAGCCCGGTGGTCAGCACTCCGCCGT is a genomic window containing:
- a CDS encoding VOC family protein, which encodes MPRRTDRGAADGRHDRGDAMPIQLSRIIIFAKDKRASARFLTDLLDLDDPAPAGIFVAVRLADGVTLHYAQPAADFPRQRYTFLVGEDDFDAIYARVRDQGLTFWADPYRRTAGQIAVHDGRGLYVDDPSGHILEIVTRTTW
- a CDS encoding ArsR/SmtB family transcription factor — its product is MDEVFRALADPSRRRLLDLLNARNGQTLRELCGELDMSRQAVTKHLAVLESAGLVATVRRGRNKLHYLNAAPINDIAERWIGRYDRDRVRALGDLKRSLEDGPMDKPSFVYTTYIRTTPERLWQALIDPEFTRRYWGGTALRSDWRAGSPVLWQMRPGEEFRDLGQVVLESDPYRRLSYTWHHFQPEHAEMFGWTREEFAEYAAEPRSKVTFELEPAGEAVRLTVIHDGFEPGSMMLQAVSQGWPALLSSLKTLLETGEPLPAEV
- a CDS encoding class I SAM-dependent methyltransferase, producing the protein MSIEAGLRDVSDTALVAAVVRARESARPDPLFRDPYAEALAGERGRDMATGTQLRIISSGVVARTAVYDELITRMVHDEEIGCVLNLGAGLDTRPYRLDLPEDLHWVEADLPAICDHKDRVLAGAAPRCRLTRVPVDLADPGARRRLLAEFCRDRPMLAVTEGVIPYLTTDAVTGLADDLRSRPSVRWWALDMIGPLFVRVARRIAGRRMARADATLRFVPPEGADFFRPLGWDPFDVRSSWVERRRLRREPPLMRAVWAVSPPRTRELFRQQGMFVTLRRTAPG
- a CDS encoding cytochrome d ubiquinol oxidase subunit II, whose amino-acid sequence is MSYPDIALGLILLGLSAYLLFGGADFGAGLWHLLSRRREDREVIEHAMGPLWEANHVWLIFVMVMTWTAFPPVFADVMAAHWVPLSLAALGIVARGSTFVFAKAAPNRVYSWIFGVSSVLTPYCMGAVAAVIATGGSSWQSLAGLYGGVLTTGLCAYLAAVYLIWDGRRLGRAEAAERFRTCALASGTVVGLIALPGALTLGVESPLITASALAGVVSLALLLLRRFLAVRVTAALATATVLWGAAGLADLDLHSVAAHDAVLQVVLIALGVGALILVPSMAWLFVLFQRAPKQPAA